A part of Loxodonta africana isolate mLoxAfr1 chromosome 11, mLoxAfr1.hap2, whole genome shotgun sequence genomic DNA contains:
- the LOC100676019 gene encoding RNA-binding motif protein, X chromosome-like: MQSSNGKIVEAGRPGKLFTGGLHTETNEKALEAVFGKYGRIVEVLLMKDRETNKSRGFAFVTFESPADAKDAARDMNGKSLDGKAIKVEQAPKPTFESGRRGPPPPPRSTGPPRGLRGGRGGSRGTRGPPSRGGHMDHGGYSMNFNMSSSRGPLPVKKGPPPRSGGPPPKRSAPSGPVRSRSGMGGRAPVSRGRDSSGGLPRREPLPSPRDVYLSPRDDRCSTKDSYSSRDYPSSCDTRDDAPPPRDYTYRDYGHSSSRDDYPSRGYSDRDGYGRDRDYSDHPSGGSYRESSESYGNSRSAPPTRGPPPSHGGSSRYDDYSSSRDGYGGSRDSYSSSRSDLYSSGRDRVGRQERGLPPSMERGYPPPRDSYSSSSHRAPRCGSRGGRRSDRGGGRSRY; this comes from the coding sequence ATGCAATCATCCAATGGAAAAATAGTTGAAGCCGGTCGTCCCGGAAAGCTCTTCACTGGTGGGCTCCATACAGAAACAAATGAGAAAGCCCTTGAGGCAGTATTTGGGAAATATGGACGAATTGTGGAAGTGCTCTTGATGAAAGACCGTGAAACCAACAAATCCAGAGGATTTGCTTTTGTCACCTTTGAAAGCCCGGCAGATGCCAAAGATGCAGCCAGAGATATGAATGGAAAGTCCCTAGATGGAAAAGCCATCAAGGTGGAACAAGCCCCTAAGCCAACATTTGAAAGTGGCAGACGTGGACCCCCTCCACCTCCAAGAAGCACAGGCCCTCCAAGAGGCCTTAGAGGTGGAAGAGGAGGAAGCAGAGGAACCCGGGGACCACCTTCACGTGGGGGTCACATGGATCATGGTGGCTACTCTATGAATTTTAACATGAGTTCTTCCAGGGGACCACTTCCAGTAAAAAAAGGACCACCACCACGAAGTGGAGGTCCTCCTCCTAAAAGATCTGCCCCTTCAGGACCAGTTCGCAGCCGCAGTGGAATGGGAGGAAGAGCTCCTGTGTCACGTGGAAGAGATAGTTCCGGAGGCCTGCCACGGAGGGAACCCCTGCCCTCTCCTAGAGATGTTTATTTGTCCCCCAGAGATGATAGATGTTCTACAAAAGACAGCTATTCAAGCAGAGATTACCCAAGTTCTTGTGATACAAGAGATGATGCACCACCCCCGAGAGATTATACATACCGTGATTATGGTCATTCCAGTTCACGTGATGACTATCCATCCAGAGGCTATAGTGATAGAGATGGCTATGGTCGTGACCGTGACTATTCGGATCATCCAAGCGGAGGTTCCTACAGAGAATCTTCTGAGAGTTATGGTAACTCACGTAGCGCTCCACCTACACGAGGGCCCCCGCCATCTCATGGCGGAAGCAGTCGCTATGATGATTACAGCAGCTCACGTGACGGATATGGTGGAAGTCGAGACAGTTACTCAAGCAGCCGAAGTGACCTCTACTCAAGTGGCCGTGATCGGGTTGGCAGACAAGAAAGAGGGCTTCCCCCTTCTATGGAAAGGGGGTACCCTCCTCCACGTGATTCCTACAGCAGTTCAAGCCACCGAGCACCAAGATGTGGTAGCCGTGGAGGAAGGCGATCTGATAGAGGGGGAGGCAGAAGCAGATACTAA